In Novosphingobium resinovorum, the following are encoded in one genomic region:
- a CDS encoding putative bifunctional diguanylate cyclase/phosphodiesterase — MTELQNTILEMIAKGETLADTALRLCLEVERLVPDVVCSVVTVDQLGRLHTLAAPSLPQSFCAAIEGLGIGPEVGTCGTAAHRGQEITTADIANDPRWADFKHLVLPLGIKACWSHPIFDARRRAVATFAFYYREKRGPSQLEREIVERCVHVCAIALDRHRRVVEYERRANTDALTGLANRGAFNAALHHLDAARPGSWALFLLDLDNLKFVNDTFGHRAGDLLLRQVADRLTIAAFPDRAYRIGGDEFAIVVESEAALRDLERTAQTYLDEISSTANCGGNVVSPGATIGLAECSLADTTAEQVRQNADFALYHAKETGRGGFVRYWPGIGTRMTRRLTAIRDVNAALRENRIEAHYQPVVDIRSGEVVGLEALSRMRIGEQAVPAASFHEATTDSHIARTLTQRMMASVARDIREWLAAGIAVPQVSINVSSADFHGASIYGLLSNTFEREGVPLSHVSLEVTESVYMDEAGVVRKSVEALRAKGLKVALDDFGTGYASLTHLMSVPVDYIKIDKSFVDRIVSHAPSQIIVEGIIDIATKLGIRVIAEGIETAGQARKLMALGCTLGQGFFYSRAVPSDAAAVLMAAHPRGRGITLAGGRLQ; from the coding sequence ATGACCGAGTTACAGAATACGATCCTCGAGATGATCGCCAAAGGCGAGACACTGGCGGACACAGCCTTGCGGCTGTGCCTCGAAGTCGAGCGCCTCGTTCCCGACGTAGTCTGTTCGGTCGTTACGGTGGACCAGCTGGGCCGCCTTCACACGCTCGCCGCCCCCAGTCTTCCGCAAAGCTTCTGCGCGGCCATCGAGGGACTCGGCATCGGCCCCGAAGTCGGCACCTGCGGCACCGCGGCCCATCGCGGGCAGGAGATCACCACCGCCGACATCGCCAACGATCCACGCTGGGCGGACTTCAAGCACCTTGTCCTGCCGCTGGGCATCAAGGCCTGCTGGTCGCACCCGATATTCGACGCCCGCCGCCGCGCCGTCGCCACCTTCGCTTTCTACTACCGCGAGAAACGCGGCCCGTCGCAGCTCGAGCGCGAGATCGTCGAGCGCTGCGTCCACGTATGCGCGATCGCGCTCGACCGGCACCGGCGCGTGGTCGAATACGAGCGGCGCGCCAATACCGACGCGCTCACCGGCCTCGCCAATCGCGGAGCCTTCAATGCCGCCCTGCACCACCTCGATGCCGCCAGGCCGGGTAGCTGGGCGCTGTTCCTGCTCGACCTCGACAACCTCAAGTTCGTCAACGACACCTTCGGACACCGCGCGGGCGATCTCCTGCTCCGGCAAGTTGCCGACCGCCTGACCATCGCCGCCTTCCCCGACCGCGCCTACCGCATCGGCGGAGACGAATTCGCGATCGTGGTAGAGAGCGAGGCGGCGCTGCGCGATCTCGAACGCACGGCGCAGACATATCTGGACGAAATCTCCTCGACCGCCAATTGCGGGGGCAACGTCGTGTCCCCGGGGGCCACGATTGGCCTCGCCGAGTGCTCGCTGGCCGACACCACGGCCGAGCAGGTGCGCCAGAACGCCGACTTCGCACTCTATCACGCCAAGGAGACGGGGCGCGGCGGCTTCGTGCGCTACTGGCCGGGCATCGGAACGCGGATGACCCGGCGTCTCACCGCGATCCGCGACGTTAACGCAGCCCTGCGCGAGAACCGGATAGAGGCGCACTACCAACCCGTCGTCGATATACGCAGCGGCGAGGTCGTCGGCCTCGAGGCGCTGTCCCGCATGCGCATCGGCGAACAGGCCGTGCCCGCCGCCTCGTTCCACGAAGCGACGACCGATTCCCACATCGCACGCACTCTCACCCAGCGCATGATGGCATCGGTCGCGCGCGATATCCGTGAATGGCTTGCGGCGGGGATCGCTGTCCCGCAAGTCAGCATCAACGTCTCGTCCGCCGACTTCCACGGCGCCTCGATCTACGGTCTGCTGAGCAATACCTTCGAACGCGAAGGGGTGCCGCTGAGCCACGTCAGTCTGGAAGTGACCGAATCCGTCTACATGGACGAGGCGGGCGTCGTGCGGAAATCGGTGGAAGCCCTGCGCGCCAAGGGGCTGAAGGTGGCCCTCGACGATTTCGGCACCGGCTACGCCTCGCTCACGCACCTGATGAGCGTGCCGGTGGACTACATCAAGATCGACAAGTCCTTCGTCGATCGCATCGTTTCGCATGCCCCCAGCCAGATCATCGTCGAGGGGATAATCGACATCGCGACGAAGCTCGGAATCCGTGTCATCGCCGAAGGGATCGAGACGGCCGGACAGGCACGCAAGCTGATGGCGCTTGGGTGTACGCTGGGTCAGGGTTTCTTCTATTCCCGTGCCGTACCGAGCGATGCGGCGGCGGTCCTGATGGCCGCGCATCCACGCGGGCGAGGAATCACACTGGCCGGCGGACGGTTACAATAG
- the hutU gene encoding urocanate hydratase produces MTRIDNTRVIKPATGTQLSAKSWLTEAPLRMLMNNLHPDVAERPEELVVYGGIGRAARDWESYDRIVETLQRLDDNETLLVQSGKPVGVFRTHADAPRVLIANSNLVPHWANWEHFNELDKRGLAMYGQMTAGSWIYIGTQGIVQGTYETFVEMGRQHHGGDLSGKWLLTAGLGGMGGAQPLAAVMAGASCLAIECQPSRIEMRLRTGYLDKSAATIEEAMAIIEQAKANGKPVSVGLLGNAAELLPEIYARGIRPDLLTDQTSAHDPINGYLPAGWTVAEWMERREREPEAVAKAAKASMAQHVRAMLDFQAAGVPTTDYGNNIRQVALDEGVANAFDFPGFVPAYIRPLFCQGVGPFRWAALSGDPEDIYKTDAKVKELLPDNVHLHNWLDMAREKIHFQGLPARICWVGLGDRHRLGLAFNEMVAKGELKAPVVIGRDHLDSGSVASPNRETEAMQDGSDAVSDWPLLNALLNTASGATWVSLHHGGGVGMGFSQHSGMVIVADGTPEAAARLERVLWNDPATGVMRHADAGYEIARDCAAEKGLDLPGIP; encoded by the coding sequence ATGACCCGTATCGACAATACCCGCGTCATCAAGCCCGCCACCGGCACGCAGCTTTCCGCGAAAAGCTGGCTAACCGAAGCGCCTTTGCGCATGCTGATGAACAACCTCCACCCGGACGTCGCCGAACGTCCGGAGGAGCTGGTGGTCTACGGCGGCATCGGCCGCGCCGCGCGCGACTGGGAGAGCTACGACCGGATCGTCGAGACGCTCCAGCGCCTTGATGACAACGAAACGCTGCTGGTGCAATCGGGCAAGCCGGTCGGCGTGTTCCGCACCCATGCCGATGCGCCGCGCGTGCTGATCGCCAACTCCAACCTCGTGCCGCACTGGGCGAACTGGGAGCATTTCAACGAACTCGATAAGCGCGGCCTTGCCATGTACGGGCAGATGACCGCCGGTTCGTGGATCTACATCGGCACGCAGGGCATCGTTCAGGGCACGTACGAGACGTTTGTGGAGATGGGCCGCCAGCACCATGGCGGCGACCTTTCGGGCAAATGGCTGCTGACGGCGGGCCTTGGCGGCATGGGCGGCGCGCAGCCGCTCGCAGCCGTCATGGCGGGCGCATCGTGCCTTGCCATCGAGTGCCAGCCCAGCCGGATCGAGATGCGCCTGCGCACCGGCTATCTCGACAAGTCCGCCGCCACCATCGAAGAGGCCATGGCCATCATCGAGCAGGCGAAGGCGAACGGAAAGCCCGTCTCGGTCGGCCTGCTGGGCAATGCCGCCGAGCTGCTGCCCGAAATCTACGCGCGCGGCATTCGCCCCGACCTGCTGACCGACCAGACCAGCGCCCACGATCCGATCAACGGCTACCTCCCCGCAGGCTGGACCGTCGCCGAATGGATGGAGCGCCGCGAGCGCGAACCCGAAGCGGTCGCCAAGGCCGCCAAGGCGTCGATGGCGCAGCATGTGCGCGCGATGCTCGATTTCCAGGCGGCCGGGGTTCCCACCACCGACTACGGCAATAACATCCGCCAGGTCGCGCTGGACGAGGGTGTGGCGAACGCCTTTGACTTCCCCGGCTTCGTTCCCGCCTATATCCGTCCGCTGTTCTGCCAGGGCGTCGGACCGTTCCGCTGGGCGGCGCTTTCGGGCGATCCGGAGGATATCTACAAGACCGACGCCAAGGTGAAGGAACTGCTGCCGGACAACGTGCACCTGCACAACTGGCTCGACATGGCGCGCGAGAAAATCCACTTCCAGGGCCTTCCGGCGCGCATCTGCTGGGTGGGTCTCGGTGATCGCCACCGCCTCGGCCTTGCCTTCAACGAGATGGTCGCGAAGGGCGAGCTGAAGGCCCCGGTCGTGATCGGCCGCGACCACCTCGACAGTGGCTCGGTCGCCTCGCCCAACCGTGAGACCGAGGCGATGCAGGACGGCTCGGACGCGGTTTCGGACTGGCCGCTGCTCAACGCCCTGCTCAACACCGCCAGCGGCGCGACATGGGTGTCGCTGCACCACGGCGGCGGCGTCGGCATGGGCTTCTCGCAGCATTCGGGCATGGTGATCGTGGCCGACGGCACGCCCGAGGCGGCGGCGCGGCTTGAGCGCGTGCTGTGGAACGACCCGGCCACCGGCGTCATGCGCCACGCCGATGCGGGCTACGAGATCGCGCGGGACTGCGCGGCGGAGAAGGGGCTGGACCTGCCGGGCATCCCGTAA
- a CDS encoding RNA polymerase sigma factor, whose amino-acid sequence MANGKSECLREGATPGEADKELARRRGTALWVAREIVPHEARVRRWLARSRLSPEDVDEVMQEAYCRIAMLPSVDHIDRPLAYMFSITRNLLLRRLKRQQVVVLEAVSEIETWQDETPSPEEQAASRISYERVLAIIGRLPERCRRVVELRKIEGWSQKEIAAHLGMTEKAVEKQVWTGVRAVRDAWTQAEAQSENRMLGADRRGARSW is encoded by the coding sequence ATGGCAAACGGGAAATCCGAATGCCTGAGGGAGGGTGCCACGCCAGGGGAGGCAGACAAGGAACTTGCGCGGCGACGCGGGACGGCCCTCTGGGTCGCGCGCGAGATCGTGCCCCATGAGGCGCGGGTCCGCCGCTGGCTGGCCCGGTCGCGCCTCTCGCCGGAGGACGTGGACGAGGTTATGCAGGAAGCCTACTGCCGGATCGCGATGCTGCCCTCGGTCGACCACATCGACCGGCCGCTGGCCTACATGTTCTCGATCACCCGCAACCTGTTGCTGCGCCGTCTCAAGCGCCAGCAGGTCGTGGTGCTGGAGGCCGTGAGCGAGATCGAGACATGGCAGGACGAAACCCCCTCGCCCGAGGAACAGGCCGCGAGCCGCATCAGCTACGAGCGGGTCCTGGCCATCATCGGCCGCCTGCCGGAACGCTGCCGCCGCGTGGTGGAACTGCGCAAGATCGAAGGCTGGTCCCAGAAGGAAATCGCCGCCCATCTCGGCATGACCGAGAAGGCGGTGGAGAAGCAGGTCTGGACCGGCGTGCGCGCCGTCCGCGACGCCTGGACGCAGGCCGAGGCGCAGAGCGAGAACCGCATGCTCGGCGCCGATCGCCGGGGGGCGCGGTCATGGTGA
- a CDS encoding FecR family protein encodes MVTLAGDQARDEAARFVARMDADGWTEADESELQAWLAEDPLRQGLLLQVQAQWLALTPEVEAPAVPVEEEEPAPSGWGRRGVLAGLAASAALAFVGLRWSQSPAAYTTKLGEIRRLPLPDGSVMTMNSGSELTVSMATKLREVQLAQGEAWFEVAKDAQRPFVVAAGNVRVRAVGTAFSVRRRETGVEILVTEGIVETWADGDQSLRMKLEAGDRAMLSAHAVIDYETGISSSVDRALAWRGGMIDLNGRTLYDAADEFNRYNQRQIIIADPRVAREEFDGLFRVNDPEGFAEAVKASLGVSLDTSNPNLIRIE; translated from the coding sequence ATGGTGACGCTCGCAGGCGATCAGGCTCGCGACGAGGCGGCGCGGTTCGTGGCGCGCATGGACGCCGACGGCTGGACCGAGGCCGACGAGAGCGAACTTCAGGCATGGCTGGCCGAAGACCCGCTGCGTCAGGGCCTGCTGCTGCAGGTACAGGCACAGTGGCTGGCGCTGACCCCCGAGGTCGAGGCACCGGCTGTCCCGGTCGAGGAGGAAGAGCCCGCGCCCTCGGGCTGGGGTCGTCGCGGCGTGCTGGCGGGGCTGGCTGCATCGGCTGCGCTCGCCTTCGTCGGGCTGCGCTGGAGCCAAAGCCCGGCAGCTTATACGACGAAGCTCGGCGAGATCCGGCGCCTGCCGCTGCCGGACGGCTCGGTGATGACGATGAATTCGGGCAGCGAACTGACCGTCAGCATGGCGACCAAGCTGCGCGAGGTGCAGCTTGCACAGGGTGAGGCATGGTTCGAGGTCGCCAAGGACGCGCAGCGCCCCTTCGTCGTCGCCGCCGGGAACGTCCGCGTGCGCGCCGTGGGAACGGCCTTCTCGGTGCGGCGGCGTGAAACCGGGGTGGAGATCCTCGTCACCGAGGGCATCGTGGAAACCTGGGCGGACGGCGACCAGAGCCTGCGCATGAAGTTGGAGGCCGGGGACCGCGCGATGCTAAGCGCCCATGCGGTGATCGACTACGAGACCGGCATTTCCTCTTCCGTCGACCGGGCGCTGGCATGGCGCGGCGGCATGATCGATCTCAACGGGCGCACGCTCTATGACGCGGCAGACGAGTTCAACCGCTACAACCAGCGCCAGATCATCATCGCCGACCCGCGCGTCGCCCGCGAGGAGTTCGACGGCCTGTTCCGCGTCAACGACCCTGAAGGCTTCGCCGAAGCGGTGAAGGCCAGCCTCGGCGTGTCGCTCGACACCAGCAATCCGAACCTCATTCGGATCGAATGA
- a CDS encoding alpha/beta hydrolase, with the protein MPASSKFACALALAAMLLPGHAPAREVDDSYTIGQRFAQYRDKFPGIAWPAVTWKAGQSVLFDRPYKNTGTRDLHIDVFRPSAGANRQGILLVHGGGWRAGAKTHFYALANLLAQRGYTVFLPEFRLSVEAAYPAGMIDIGDALAWTRAHAAEFDVDPARIAVGGASSGGQMASLLAYAGPSGLFGSGTERTAAALIDLDGVLDFTTPQALQFENAAGEASPAARWLGGSYEHAAARWKDASAASHVGAQSPPTLIVSSGIPRFTEGKTTVLAALERHGIAHRFFAFENAPHDFWLFEPWLPRVAEQIDGFLKTLEPARGSAPE; encoded by the coding sequence GTGCCGGCTTCAAGCAAGTTCGCATGTGCGCTGGCCCTCGCCGCCATGCTGCTGCCGGGCCATGCCCCGGCACGCGAGGTGGATGACAGCTACACGATCGGCCAGCGCTTCGCACAGTACCGGGACAAGTTTCCCGGGATCGCCTGGCCCGCCGTGACGTGGAAAGCGGGCCAGTCGGTGCTGTTCGACCGGCCCTACAAGAACACCGGCACCCGCGACCTTCATATCGACGTGTTCCGCCCCTCGGCGGGAGCCAACCGGCAGGGCATCCTGCTCGTCCACGGCGGAGGCTGGCGCGCCGGGGCGAAGACGCATTTCTACGCTCTGGCGAACCTCCTTGCCCAGCGCGGATACACCGTGTTCCTGCCGGAGTTCCGTCTATCGGTCGAGGCGGCCTATCCGGCGGGGATGATTGACATCGGCGACGCACTGGCATGGACACGCGCGCATGCTGCCGAATTCGACGTTGATCCCGCCCGCATCGCTGTGGGCGGCGCGTCGTCCGGCGGACAGATGGCCTCGCTGCTCGCTTATGCCGGACCTTCGGGCCTGTTCGGCTCGGGCACGGAGCGCACCGCCGCCGCGCTGATCGACCTCGACGGCGTGCTGGACTTCACCACCCCGCAAGCGCTGCAGTTCGAGAATGCCGCCGGGGAGGCATCGCCCGCCGCGCGCTGGCTTGGCGGTTCCTACGAGCACGCCGCCGCACGCTGGAAGGACGCGAGCGCCGCCAGCCATGTCGGCGCACAGTCACCGCCGACGCTTATCGTCAGCAGCGGCATCCCGCGCTTCACCGAAGGCAAGACCACGGTGCTCGCCGCGCTCGAACGCCACGGCATCGCCCATCGCTTCTTCGCCTTCGAGAATGCGCCGCACGACTTCTGGCTGTTCGAACCGTGGCTGCCCCGCGTCGCGGAGCAGATCGACGGCTTCCTCAAAACCCTTGAACCGGCGCGAGGGAGCGCACCTGAATGA
- a CDS encoding TonB-dependent receptor: protein MNTSDIRSALFASSAIMCIVASPVQAAAQTRQFAIEAQPAETAISQLGRQGDIQIIAARRLTHAVRTNAVRGEMSVDDALNRLLAGTGLTARRTGPGSYAIVARATPPMSPRTLTQTSLTSAPSVQAPVAAAQAASPAAEAAAADEEPAANSEILVTGFRGSLAKAQDLKRRAVNLTESIMAEDMAKMPDLNLSESIQRLPGVAISREGGEGRNITLRGFSPDFTRTTLNGMEVPASSDGLDSGGFTINAGRAFDFHVFASELFNRIDVQKTQRASIEEGGIAGTVDLYSAKPFDFKGFHVVGSAQGGYNTMTRKVDPRATVMISDTFADDKIGVLFSAAYSKRTVYQEGFSSVRWTSPYVNGDSWADTNPTVTGTPEDCGAADRLDCLWAPRLPRADFFGNDQKRLGLTGSIQAKPIDGLTLSLDALYSQLDNDRYSYNSMEWLLTHGTPGNFVGQTPLSFTVAPDGKQLVAAAFDDVTSWYESRHQTSTSKFRQFVFSGDYEVTSNLKIDAMVGKARDTADRTELRFYARSVPHYYAYDYSGSKDVAKVDYGDYDPNDATNFINATTPANRLNNVVKDNFTAKTNATFTKGRFTAQAGFAYNRRLVRYSEAQGELPTFDPSSYMTAFPYSHFGSGVVSGGLPTFAVMDFDAIGSSGLFSGNYTTNVAAGWEVVEKTTGGYGEVTGEIDIGSMTLRLDGGARWVRTDVESSAVISGSPVDVKRHYDNFLPSFNAALNITPDLVARFAYARSMTRPGLASLNIAAPVFEYTTRTVSNLGNPALKPYLSNDFDLGFEWYFSKGGLFSVGVFKKNIISSLTTSVVQQSVPQEYWAAIYADPRYDASYQADPATAQYTFYSTVNSSDGNSVKGLEATLNVPFTFLPGALSYFGIASNYTHVSARDSTGLSPNSYNFTAYYDTGDLGLRLSINKRDDYLLSQPGGNGHVQERKYGPTQVDFSAYYNLTKQISVNLQGINITNERERIYGTGDGTQYLVREFSKTGAQWFVGARYQF from the coding sequence ATGAATACTTCGGACATTCGGAGTGCCTTGTTCGCATCATCTGCGATCATGTGCATAGTAGCCTCGCCGGTTCAGGCGGCAGCGCAGACGCGGCAGTTCGCGATCGAGGCGCAGCCTGCCGAAACCGCGATCAGCCAGCTTGGCCGACAGGGCGACATCCAGATCATCGCGGCGCGCCGCCTGACGCATGCCGTACGCACCAATGCCGTGCGCGGCGAGATGAGCGTGGACGATGCACTGAACCGCCTGCTGGCGGGGACCGGTCTCACCGCCCGCCGCACCGGGCCGGGTTCTTATGCCATCGTCGCCCGCGCCACGCCTCCGATGTCGCCGCGCACCCTGACGCAGACCAGCCTGACCTCGGCCCCGAGCGTACAGGCACCCGTCGCCGCCGCACAGGCCGCATCCCCGGCGGCAGAGGCCGCGGCGGCGGATGAGGAACCGGCTGCGAACTCCGAAATCCTCGTCACCGGCTTTCGCGGCAGCCTCGCCAAGGCGCAGGACCTGAAGCGCCGCGCGGTGAACCTCACCGAGAGCATCATGGCCGAGGACATGGCCAAGATGCCCGACCTCAACCTCTCGGAATCGATCCAGCGCCTGCCCGGCGTCGCGATCTCCCGCGAAGGGGGTGAAGGCCGCAACATCACCCTGCGCGGCTTTTCGCCCGACTTCACACGCACGACGCTGAATGGCATGGAAGTGCCTGCCAGCAGCGACGGCCTCGATTCCGGCGGCTTCACCATCAATGCCGGCCGCGCTTTCGACTTCCACGTCTTCGCGTCCGAACTGTTCAACCGCATCGACGTGCAGAAGACCCAGCGCGCCTCGATCGAAGAAGGCGGCATCGCCGGTACCGTCGATCTCTATTCGGCCAAGCCCTTCGACTTCAAGGGCTTCCATGTCGTCGGATCGGCGCAGGGCGGGTACAACACGATGACGCGCAAGGTCGATCCGCGCGCCACCGTGATGATTTCCGACACCTTCGCCGACGACAAGATCGGCGTGCTGTTCTCCGCCGCCTATTCCAAGCGCACGGTCTATCAGGAAGGCTTCTCCAGCGTGCGCTGGACTTCGCCTTACGTGAACGGCGACAGCTGGGCGGACACCAACCCGACCGTCACCGGCACGCCCGAGGATTGCGGCGCCGCCGACCGCCTCGACTGCCTGTGGGCGCCGCGCCTGCCGCGTGCGGACTTCTTCGGTAACGACCAGAAGCGCCTCGGCCTGACCGGCTCGATCCAGGCCAAGCCTATCGACGGACTGACGCTCAGTCTGGACGCGCTCTATTCGCAGCTCGACAACGACCGCTACAGCTACAACTCGATGGAGTGGCTGCTGACCCACGGCACCCCGGGCAACTTCGTCGGCCAGACCCCGCTGTCGTTCACCGTAGCGCCTGACGGCAAGCAGCTGGTCGCCGCCGCCTTCGACGACGTGACATCGTGGTACGAAAGCCGCCACCAGACCTCGACCTCCAAGTTCCGCCAGTTCGTGTTCTCGGGCGATTACGAAGTGACGAGCAACCTCAAGATCGACGCCATGGTCGGCAAGGCGCGCGACACCGCCGACCGCACCGAGCTGCGCTTCTACGCCCGCTCGGTGCCGCACTACTATGCCTACGACTATTCGGGCAGCAAGGACGTGGCCAAAGTCGATTACGGTGATTACGACCCGAACGATGCCACCAACTTCATCAACGCGACGACCCCCGCCAACCGCCTGAACAACGTCGTGAAGGACAACTTCACGGCCAAGACCAACGCCACCTTCACCAAGGGCCGCTTCACCGCGCAGGCGGGCTTCGCCTACAACCGCCGCCTCGTGCGTTATTCAGAGGCTCAGGGCGAGCTGCCCACCTTCGATCCGTCCAGCTACATGACCGCCTTCCCGTACAGCCACTTCGGCAGCGGCGTGGTTTCCGGGGGCCTGCCGACGTTCGCGGTGATGGACTTCGACGCGATCGGATCGTCGGGCCTTTTCTCGGGCAACTACACCACCAATGTCGCGGCGGGCTGGGAAGTGGTTGAAAAGACCACCGGCGGCTACGGCGAAGTGACGGGCGAGATCGACATCGGTTCGATGACCCTGCGCCTCGACGGCGGCGCGCGCTGGGTGCGGACGGACGTGGAATCGAGCGCGGTGATCTCCGGATCGCCGGTCGACGTGAAGCGGCATTACGACAACTTCCTGCCCTCGTTCAACGCGGCGCTGAACATCACGCCCGACCTCGTTGCGCGCTTCGCCTATGCCCGCTCGATGACGCGGCCGGGCCTCGCCTCGCTCAACATCGCCGCGCCCGTGTTCGAGTACACCACGCGCACGGTGAGCAACCTCGGCAATCCCGCGCTCAAGCCCTACCTGTCGAACGACTTCGACCTCGGCTTCGAGTGGTACTTCAGCAAGGGCGGCCTGTTCTCGGTAGGCGTGTTCAAGAAGAACATCATCAGCTCGCTGACGACCTCGGTGGTGCAGCAGTCGGTCCCGCAGGAATACTGGGCCGCGATCTACGCCGATCCGCGCTACGACGCTTCGTACCAGGCGGACCCGGCGACCGCGCAGTACACATTCTACAGCACCGTGAACTCATCGGACGGGAACAGCGTGAAGGGGCTGGAGGCGACGCTCAACGTGCCGTTCACCTTCCTGCCGGGTGCGCTTTCGTACTTCGGCATCGCATCGAACTACACCCATGTCTCTGCCCGCGATTCCACGGGGTTGTCGCCCAACTCCTACAATTTCACGGCCTATTATGACACCGGTGACCTTGGCCTTCGCCTCTCGATCAACAAGCGCGACGACTATCTGCTGAGCCAACCGGGCGGCAACGGCCACGTGCAGGAACGCAAGTACGGGCCGACGCAAGTGGACTTCTCGGCCTACTACAACCTGACCAAGCAGATCAGCGTCAACCTCCAGGGGATCAACATCACTAACGAACGGGAGCGCATCTACGGCACCGGCGACGGAACTCAGTATCTGGTGCGCGAATTCTCCAAGACCGGCGCGCAGTGGTTCGTGGGCGCCCGCTACCAGTTCTGA
- a CDS encoding HutD family protein: MAITRIIRAADCPEVPWKNGGGTTREIAVCPPGAGMGDFLWRLSMARVEQAGPFSSFEGIDRTLAVLEGTLHLSGAVDAVLDPVSAPFPFDGAASVEGVPLGGAVLDLNAMVRRGTYNCEMQRLPPDAMVTPAGTTFLLALEAQTLDDTDLGYLDCARIDAPVTTAGPVLLVRFLS; this comes from the coding sequence ATGGCCATCACCCGCATCATCCGCGCCGCCGACTGCCCGGAGGTTCCATGGAAGAACGGCGGCGGCACCACGCGCGAGATCGCCGTCTGCCCGCCCGGCGCGGGGATGGGCGATTTCCTGTGGCGGCTCAGCATGGCGCGCGTCGAACAGGCCGGACCGTTCTCGTCATTCGAGGGCATCGACCGAACGCTGGCGGTGCTCGAAGGCACCTTGCATTTATCCGGAGCCGTCGACGCAGTACTCGACCCCGTCAGCGCGCCCTTCCCTTTCGACGGCGCTGCGAGCGTCGAGGGCGTCCCGCTGGGCGGGGCAGTGCTCGACCTCAACGCCATGGTCCGGCGCGGCACTTACAATTGCGAGATGCAGCGCCTGCCCCCCGACGCAATGGTCACCCCCGCAGGCACGACGTTCCTCCTCGCACTTGAAGCGCAAACACTCGACGACACCGATCTCGGCTATCTCGACTGTGCCCGGATCGATGCTCCGGTCACCACCGCAGGCCCAGTGTTGCTGGTCCGCTTCCTCTCCTGA
- a CDS encoding pectinesterase family protein, whose protein sequence is MIGRLAFTLAAMLSTGTAMAAPTEYVVRPSCGDGAAPCYTSIQRALDAATRDGSENWITIRVAPGDYAEKPVISRSRLRLIGSGAQRTRVHFGAVAQTAKGWHRDGWGTPGSATLMVDAKDVVIRDLTIENTFDYLANDHHPQGSAERIANPQAVALLLDVHSDRVLVDRTAILGYQDTLFTNGGRALVRRSLVAGNIDFIFGNGQLLIEDSEIRSRPRSEPYVPGEFQSFIAAPSTQLSQAHGIIVYRSRLTREAGVPDGAVALARPWHPTTRFADGRYADPAAVGQAIFIDCFMDRHIHPDHWTTMNGTARDGTMTGVFRPQDSRFWETGSHGPGAKARDIGMTWRETTGIDAIRRDILAGWSLQDEARRTRAGTKATRARPRRTMAK, encoded by the coding sequence ATGATCGGCAGACTTGCGTTCACACTGGCAGCGATGCTGTCCACCGGAACCGCGATGGCGGCGCCGACCGAGTACGTCGTGCGGCCGTCGTGCGGGGACGGCGCGGCGCCGTGCTACACGTCGATCCAACGTGCGCTCGACGCGGCAACGCGCGACGGTTCCGAAAACTGGATCACGATCCGCGTGGCGCCGGGCGACTATGCCGAAAAGCCGGTGATTTCCCGGAGCCGCCTCCGCCTGATCGGCAGCGGCGCGCAGCGCACGCGTGTGCACTTCGGCGCCGTAGCGCAAACCGCGAAAGGCTGGCACCGCGACGGCTGGGGCACGCCCGGCTCGGCGACGCTGATGGTGGACGCAAAGGACGTCGTGATCCGCGACCTGACCATTGAGAACACCTTCGATTACCTCGCCAACGACCACCACCCGCAGGGCAGCGCGGAGCGCATCGCCAACCCGCAGGCCGTCGCTTTGCTCCTCGACGTGCACAGCGACCGCGTGCTCGTCGATCGCACGGCAATTCTCGGCTATCAGGATACGCTGTTCACCAACGGCGGCCGGGCGCTGGTGCGCCGCAGCCTGGTGGCGGGCAACATCGACTTCATCTTCGGCAACGGGCAACTGCTGATCGAGGACAGCGAGATCCGCTCCCGTCCGCGCAGTGAGCCTTATGTTCCGGGCGAGTTCCAGTCCTTCATCGCCGCGCCATCGACCCAGTTGTCGCAGGCGCACGGCATCATCGTCTACCGCTCGCGCCTGACCCGCGAGGCCGGGGTGCCCGACGGCGCCGTAGCGCTCGCGCGGCCGTGGCATCCGACAACGCGCTTCGCCGACGGGCGCTATGCCGACCCTGCGGCCGTCGGACAGGCGATCTTCATCGACTGCTTCATGGACCGGCATATCCACCCGGACCACTGGACGACGATGAACGGCACCGCCCGCGACGGCACCATGACCGGGGTGTTCCGACCGCAGGACTCCCGCTTCTGGGAGACCGGCTCCCACGGCCCCGGCGCGAAGGCGCGCGATATCGGTATGACCTGGCGCGAGACCACAGGCATCGACGCTATCCGGCGCGATATCCTTGCCGGGTGGAGCCTGCAGGACGAAGCGCGTCGAACCCGCGCCGGAACGAAGGCGACCCGTGCACGGCCCCGCAGGACTATGGCAAAATAA